TTCATTTTGTATATCAATATAACTTTAATCTTTCATCAGTTGTTAGAAATCTGACTGAAACCCAAGGTAAGTAGAAACTGAGCTCAATCTCTTTTCTTAATTTTCTCTAAGGGTCAAGGGATAGTCATTCCGAGGTCAAGTTTAACATATCAGCAGCATATAGTACGTGCAACAGAATATAATTGAAGTGGCAGATGTTGGTTATGAAGGCCATGAGAAAGTGCTGCTCCTCTAGGGCAGGAGCAAATCCAGAGTTTTTCAATTCTGGTATTCAGTAAAAGCTTTTCATGTTAAACTGTTAAAATTAtcctcttaaaaaaaatctctaacTCACTGCTGTTAAGGTCGTACTGTAATAATAATCTACTCATTTCTGTCCCAGTAGAACAATTGACCTTGATCAGAAAGCTTCATCATAGATCACCTCCACAGTGTTCTGCTCCTTTTTAATGTTATCTAGTGGTTTTGAAGTTCTTTGCTTTGTAGAAGCAGTGTAGGTCCCTCGaatcaaaaacaacacagaGATGACAACATGGTAGATCCCATAAATGATGAActgagagagggaaaaaaagtatttttagcAACACAGGAGTAAAGCTCCATCTTTGGATCTGTATGTAATGCTATAGGATAGCCACTAGATGTCACTGAGTTTCTATCATTGGATCACATTGCATTGCATGATGCCGTTTGACTACATGCCATACATGTTTAGTTATCTACTATTTTATTAGCTGTCCAAACATACCTGTGTTTCAATGTCCAGTCCTAATGTGGCTCCATCAACAACAATAAGTGTAATGATGGTCTGCAAGGAGATGGCCATAAATGTGTTGATCCCAAATGTCAGGGCGTAACACTCCATGGAGAGATTGGCCGCAATCTGAAATCTGAATTGCATTCTAGTTTTATTTAAGCTTTTTCCAGAACTCTACTGTCTGAATGACGTGAACCTACGTTGTGATGGTAATAAGCAGCATGTAGCATGATTTAAATAGAGCATAGCCGGCATAGCAAGCCCAGATATTGCCGGTGAGCACTATCAGGAACACAGCGCCTGCTCCGACGGCTGAAAACAAACCTAATGCCAACTCCCCCCACACTGACCAGTTTACCTTCATATAACCCACTGAGAAAGCTGCTGTAGCACCTGCCCCACAAAATGGAGACATGAATAGCAGGATCAGGCATACTATATGTATTATACATTGTTTGCAATTAGTAACCTACTTGTGCTTTGTCTTACCTACAAGCGAGCATGCAGCTTCTACACCACCATTGTAAACAGAAGATGTGGCAGATGGCTCAATATGGTCCCACATTAGTTGGATGTAGTTGAGTATTTGTGTATATCCAGCTGTGGCCAAAGCCCACCACAAGGACCAATAGATCAAATGCCTGCATGTGGATGATTAGAAAAAGAAATTATTCTTGTTGATCATACAGTCCCAAGTCACTGTATTAAAAAAGTTCAAATAATGTGGAATGTGCATGTAAGGTAGAGATgaagaacagaaaaaaatgcCTTGACGAGTAGGACTCCCTGAAGCTTTGCCAAAGTAAATGACCTGCACTGAACACATTTTTCCTGCTGCACCAGGCAGCATTGTCATTACGCTCCAtcttctgtttccccgagtccTCCTCATCCGCTGCCGTTCCATCAGGTCTGTCCGTTCTCCCAGGCCCCTCCTGCTGGGACTGTCTGCCCACAGCTGTCGTTTTTCTCCCTTTGAAGAACATGCTCCTCTGAGGCATTGGCAACCAGAAGGAGATGAGAAAAGCCACGCTTGTAACGCCCAAAGTAATGGCATTGATGTAGAAGTAGTCCAACCCTGTTGATTGGAATTCATACTGCCTCGTGAAATTTTCAAATAATTCAAGAGTTTCTTTCGcaattctctttgcagtgaaTATGCATGCTGGAAAGCTACATCCAATTGTTTTGGATGTACATAAATTGAAACTCATCCCTTTTAGTTGTTCTCTTTTGCAAGATTTGAAACAGCACCTGCCAATGAGACGAGAACTTGACCCAGGCCGGCACCAAACGTGTACCCGAACAACATGGCGCTGCGAAGGTAACCGGTGGCTCTTTGGTAATTCTCAAGGGGAATCACGCTGTATATGTAGGAAAAGTAGGCCACCTCTGTAGCAGTCACGACAGCATAATTAATCTGTGGGAGGGTGGAAAAGGGCTTTTAAAATGAAATCGGTGTAATCCATAGTCTTCAAAATACTAGGAATCAGAGGTTGGGTTCACAGGTCAATGTCAGCCATTTATCAAGGCCCCTTCAGTTCAGGACAATTCTAGGTTACTATTGTGACATCTCTGAGGGACAATCATTTTCTGCAAAACATTTGAACTTATAACACTTTATGCAAACCTGAAGGAAGACCATGGCAATCAGTCCTGGGGCAAAGCAGAGCAGAACATAGTTGGAAACCAGGAAGAACCCCTGCAGCACAATCAGTGGCTTATATCTGAGAAAGTCAGTCAGCAGAAAAACAGGGAAAAGGAAGGCCAGGTAGGAATATGTCCATATGGGAAATAGATAGTTAGTcacctaagaaaaaaaaaaaaaacatggttgcTGATGTAGTACTCTAACACATTGTTGATGGGTGATATCAGCTTACCACTTCTTCAGAGATGTTCTTATAAGGTCCAATTAAGTATGGCGTGAGGAAAGGTTCTGCAATCCTGCAGTTGGCAAAAAACCCATAGAGGGACAAGACTGCAGTAGGGAAAGCCCAGGCTGAGGACTTGAGCTTCTCCCAGCAGCCCATGGTTCCACCTCCCAATAGAATCTCTTTGTCGTCTCGTTCCCAGGGTTCCTAATGTAGCAATCTTACATATGCCTTCAAATAATGACACTTCCCCTTGTAGTCACCACCAATAGCTGGAATAATGTAATGAGTTGGATGTGCATGTGTCACGCTTTATGAGTTTAGACTTTCACCTGTTAGGAAACAGAATGAGTAGACTTTAATACCATACAGTTCTGaagtgaaaaggaaaaaacCATGCAACTTTTAAAACGAAAAACCTATTAATAATATTAGAAATAATTATTGACACGAATTTTTTGACACGACATGAATAGTTGGGGGTaaataaattcataaataaataaatataaatcctTAAATTACGCGTGATTTTACGTTCATTCCCGACTGAGCATGCGTCGTGGCCGTGCTGGCTGTTACCGTAGCAACGGTTTGTTGACGGAGGACGTGGGCTTGCTTGCGCAAAATGAGACTCAAGAGGTTTCTTCTCAGATATTACCCACCAGGTAACACAAACCATAATTCTTAAAGGTAATTTATGGCTGCTCTTGTCGTAAATGTGCCTGCAATTGAAGACGATTAAATTAACTAAAAAGTGTGGATAAGATATGCTTATCTATTAGTATTCGATTTAATGACTATCTCCTTTCAGGTATAATCCTGGAGTATGATAAAGCAGGGCTTTTGAGGACCAAATCAATTGACCTTTTGGATTTGACAATACAGTACGTGCACTATTAATTACACTTAAGATATGCAGATTCATTATGCATGCATACTCTAGACTTGGTTTTTCAGTATCAGCCtgcttgtgtaaaaaaaaaaaaagtagtttggATGGATAgtacaaaagtaaataaatgttTACCTTCAGTTATAAATTGTGCTCCAAAAGAAGAAAGTCTCAAATAATCAAAGTGACGTGTTCTCTTAGCTTtgcttttaaattatttaattattaataataaacgcttttttttttaagtagtaCTCAGCTATTTgttattataacattttattttctatgCAGAACCAACCCAGATGACTTATTGAAAGAGATCATGCAATCAGAGCCTCTGATCACACAATCCCGGGCTGAGCAAGTAAAAAAGCTCATTATTCGACTTCAACAGAAACAGAACCAGGAGGACCACAACAGTTTCACTTTTTCCAAGGTTAGTCCATCTGCACGCCTGCCCCAATTCCCTCTGATATCTCTTAAGTAGTGAGATTCACAAGGCACCGCTACATGTAAACACTAGAGAGCAGCAGGCACACACAAAGGACAGCAATTGTAATTCAAAATTCTGATAAGGGAGTGAAGTTATAGACAATTCCTGTCCATGAAAAGCATATTCCACATGCAACTTAATGACACAAGTGAAAGAAAAGTAATCCCAGTTACCAtgtgacttttctttttgtcctttttACAGGAGCTGAAGGCACACATACTACCTCTGACTAATGTTGCATTTGACAAATCAGGGTCAAGGTGATGTGCAAAATTCTGCCGCCTCATGAAAAGCTCCTGTGTTCTTTGCTATCATTTTGTTCGCTCTGCAGGTTTCTAACCGGGAGCTACGACAGAACGTGTCGTATTTGGGACACCGCCTCGGGCACTGAGCTGCACACTCTGGAGGGTCACAGAAATGTAGTGTATGCCATCGCATTCAACAACCCCTTTGGgtactgaaatattttttttatagcaaAGTGACGCAGTATCTCAAAGTCGCCGTTATTATTCTTATGGCTTTCCACATTTAAGCTATTCTGTCTTTATGCAATTTAGAGACAAGATTGCCACTGGTTCTTTTGATAAAACCTGTAAATTATGGTGTGCTGAGACGGGCAAATGCTTCTATACATTTCGAGGTCACATGGCGGAAATAGTGAGTATGACCtgtttaaataaaaattgttaGCACTAATCGTTTGCACGAATCGCCCAAGGCACACAAAAGTAtctgtgaaatatttttgtctGGAATCCAAACTgcgtgtgtgaaaaaaaaatggtgttttgTGTAGGTGTGTCTGGCATTCAACCCTCAGAGTACACTCGTGGCCACAGGCAGCATGGATGCTACCGCCAAGTTGTGGGAAGTGGCGACAGGGTGGGAGGTGGCCACTCTCACtgtgagtcatcttttcttttcccTCCTTTGAGGCATTTAGTACATCAATAGAATTCTCCTCTCATTGTTAAATTGAACCCCGTTAGCGCTGCAAGCACACCCTCTCAACATCACACATCCGTTCATGATCTGGCTATCATTGTTAAATtgttaataaaacaaaaaaaatccttctcGGAGGGGTGTTGCAACGTGGCAATGAGGAAAAGCTGCTTTTTGCTGCCCTCATCATGACATCCATCAATCTTCCAGACAGCAGTCAATGAAGATTGAGATGTGTTTAGTTCAAGCGAAATAATCAACCTTTATCGGTTATTAACACAATGTTCTTCCTGGAGAAGGGACAAAGAGGTGAATCAAATTTATCTCTGCTTGATTGCAATCAAGGGTCACACTGCAGAGGTCCTCTCCTTGTGCTTTAACTCTGTCGGCCTTCAGCTTGTGACTGGCTCCTTTGACCACACCGTTATTATTTGGGATGTTGCTTCCGGAAGGTCAGACATTTTTGTCGCTGCATCGTAATGCATCCATGGTGTGGAAGAGACCACCGCTGACCTCGAATTGTTTTCCTCTTTTATTCTAAGATGTGTCTACACATTGATAGGCCACCAGGCAGAGATCAGCAATGTGCAGTTTAACTGGGATTGCTCACTCATAGTCACGGGCTCCATGGATAAAACAGGCAAGGTGAGAAGATCTAAATTATTTACAGCATAAAGAAACCTTGCACCAAGCCCACCAACCAAATAATGCCTTTTCTGCTGCAATATGTTTTTTCAGGTTTGGGATGCAAGCAGTGGAAAATGTGTAGCCACCCTTGTTGGACACAAAGAGGAGGTGCtggatgtttgttttgatttacggGGTCAACTCATTGCTACAGCCTCTGCTGATGGTGAGACAATTATACTGCATTATTTTAGGATATGTTTACCCTAATAACCGATTCACAGAAGATGTATttacagtaaaaataaaataaaaaattagaccaccttcttgaatttcttACTCGTGTGACAGAAGGTTTTGCTCCGTACAATTTCATTGCTATTGATGTGATTTTGGCTATTATTGAGATTATATGAGCTATTCAATTCATTTTATGggttatttttgttgttatcaTAAATGCCCATGGAAATTATATACTTTTAGTTGGATCAGGCattaaaaatgaagaaacaAGGGTGGTCATTAGTAGCCTCTGCTCGAATAAAAACAGCATCCCAAATGATTCCCAGGTTCATCATCTACTTGACTAAATAAATGATGCACTGCAAATTGATTTCCGTTTTTCCTTGCAGGGAAAAAATGGTGATTACCTTTATTATGACATATTAAACCTAGACACAGTGCTTGTACAAATCCCATCTGTAAAGCTGCGTGAGGGACATTTTCCAACAAAATCTGCTAAATATTCCACAGTTGACCCATCAAAAATTGagaattgataaaaaaaaaaaaaactgctatgCGAGTATTGTATGCTTTTGGATAGCGGAGAAAATTaagagccataaaaaaaaaattggacttGCTCTATGTTCACATCAAACTGGTATTATTATCTCTGTAAAGACATATTTTGAATTTCACAAGATTGTGAGACAATCTCTCTCATTGCATGCACACTGTTGATTCTAATTTTTGCCAGGCACAGCCAGAGTGTTCAATGCGACCACATACCAGTGTCTGACAACTTTGGAAGGCCATGAGGGAGAGATCTCCAAGGTAGGAATCCATACTTGTCATATAAATTTAAAAGTGTTTTCGCCAAAAATAAGCCCAGTGCTTTGATATAAAgcctttaactttttttttttttttattcaaatcgTATGTCGCCACAAAACTCAAACGGCAGTGGCAAAAGCAAGGTTGATTTAATCACACATTGATTATTCTGTTGGAAGAACAGAAAAGGTGACATTAAATTGACTGACGCTGGATAATTTCCCATGGCGCACTTGATGATCTCTCGCATTATTGTGCCGTGACATTGTTTGAGAGTCACTCAACTAGTGGAGAAGTGAGTTGTCTTCATTGTCACAATACCGCCTGCTCCACATCCGCCTCAAACGAAAATAATGAAGGAATATTTACAGCATGTCTTTCCCCATACCTGCGCAGCAtctaacttattttgctttcttttagtttctttttttcaaaatcataACAAATGTTTCTTCGGGGGAAAGGGTGGATGATATCGACAAAATGAATAATGCACAGCTGCTTCGAACTAGAAACATTTCACAAGGCCTCATAAAATATGAACGATCACACAAAATATTGAATTATTCACCGCTTCTGTTTGGAACTGAGAGTAATTCGTAGCAGGATTGTGGCAAACAGGTTTCTTTGAGTTCTTGCAATTGTGTAACTTAAAGCCTCAATTTGTGGCCGGAGCTCTCTTGGGATCTGCTCTAAATAGATGTTTATTTGTAAACATGCCGATGTTGAAGCGGGAGGACAAGAGGCCTGCTTTCAGGCTGTTCTATGCTCACTGCGTCCAGTCCAGAAGCTAACCTATGTTGTGATGTTTCTGCAGGAAAGACTTGAGGTAATACCTGCAGCTTCATCTTTTGCCTCACATAATCAAACGTAGAGGAAAGGTCAAATGCTTTTATAGTGCTTGCTGTCTTTACACACAAGCGAATGAAGGCACAGTGGCCATGTGCACAAACGTGCACGAGGTGTGCACAAAAGAAGGTCCCTCTGTTTATCTGTCAGTTATAAATAGATgcgtgaggaggggggggggggtcaatccAAAGGATTATGACTGTTATCTCTCTTTAACAGCACACCTTTCCCACCTTCCCACTATGCTTTTTAACTATGATATTTAcccatttttatttgacttAGTCCACTTTTTTTCtgccattttattattttttttctactcaCCCGTAATTGATCCCAATCATTTtttagagtatttttttttcccctgcttttatttttcccatcttcctcctctggCCTTGATAGGCAAATTCTTTCCTCTTTAGTTTTTCTCCTTGGTGCTCTATTTAAATCTCTAATAAAACCATACTTTATTTCTATGGGTATCTTGAGTAGCGCTAATTGATCATCTCTTGGATCTTGTCCCCTCTGTATAAGAATAAAATTATTCCAAAAACGATACGCCCGGGTCTAACACAATTGCTTTCTTTATCCTTCTTaagtatttaaaataaaatccccCCCATGGGCTAGTAAGTGTTCACTACCGTTCACCTCCTTTTATCATTTTAAGCACCTCTACTTGAATCTTTTATTCAATACACACAAAATGACTAGGCCCCTCTCGTCAGATCTGCTTCAGTCCTCAGGGCAGCAGGGTTCTGACTGCCAGTTCCGACAAGACAGCTCGCTTATGGGATGCCCAGTCCGGAGTCTGCCTTCAGGTCCTCCAGGGCCACACCGACGAGATCTTCTCCTGTGCCTTCAACTACGAAGGTGACACCATTATCACAGGTACAGCACACCCACAGATGTCCTACATTTGGCAAGCTTGCACGTCTGATAATGGCGACTATTGCCCCGAGCTGCAAATCAAGCGGTCCTTGCTAGCCCGTCACAAATTGTTAAATGCACATCTCCCAGCTGTGCAGCCACCTGCTCGTGTTTGTGTTCTACTGCAGGCAGCAAGGATAACACGTGCCGGATCTGGTGCTGACCGACCCCCCCCTTCTTCACCCCCGGGAGCCAGTATACGTCCACATGTCACTACACTCCAATTGGTGGTTGACAGCTTCATACGAAGATGAGCAGCTCAATGACGTGCGTTGTTGACAGTAGCTGCGTGACATTGAAATGTTAATTTAAGTGAGTGCCACTCGTTTTTAGTCTTGTGATCTTCCAATTGCAAGACTTGATGTAAATCCCCAGCTTGGCATTTTCAATCAAAGGATGACACACTTGAGCTCAAGGTCATCTTGTTGTTTCGCCCCCCTGCTATGCGAGAGTAATTTCCTCCAAGATTTTGCTTTTCTCATGCGGTGCAGAGATATCGGCTTGAAATAGAGGTCAATGCATTTCCACCATTGAGTGTCTCAAATTCATAAGTCTCAGGGAGAGCATAAAATgatttgtaatttgttttgtgtcACCTGGGAGTACAATTGCGACTTCGAATTGCAGTGTTACTGATTGCTGCTTTGTTTGATGTCTCTCCACTTTGCCATGCCTTTTCCAAGACTTTTTCCAAGTCATTTTCATTGGGGTTATTTGAGGACATACATATATTTTGTGCTACTTTGCAGTAATGTTTGAAGTTGAAGTAGTTAGTGTTCCTGTGAATAACACAACTTTCTTGTACTAACTCAAAAGTCAAATGCTTCTGAAGACTTGCAGTGTGGATTCCAAACAAATATTTCTGGAAAAATACGGTCTCCAAAAATGTGAAAGTCAAGCCGAATAATTACACCTAAGCAGCCAATGAAATTTAAAGACTGTGAGACTTGTACTCAGTGAGCAGCTAaaattttaaatgtttatttgttgCTGGTGAtaagtaaagaaaaatattaAGATGACAATTATGGATAATTGCAAGCTAGGAGAGAGGTTTAAATATCTGTCCAAGCTGCTCATTACAGTACAGTATGGCAACAGCAACAATAAATTGACATCATTCATCGAAGAAAAAACATATAGCGCAGTCTATTGTGTTGGATTTGTAAAAGGTGTGAACAAAGAGACCTGCCTCACAGCCACACACAAAAATTTCCCTCAACCTGTTTTGTCAGCACCGAtaattttctggactataaaccgcacctgaatataagactataaggcgcaggtgttttaatgtttcatttctatatataagagaatatgcacaaatcctacaatatcataaaaatcatggAAAATTCGTAGataagcttgtgcaaaaagtagtggtttatagtccggaaaatacggtatatcatTTGTTGGTTACTGTGTAGGGGTTGACTCATTTATACTCTTTTTGACAGTTTACAGCTTTGTTTCACATCTTGAATTGGTGAGtaattgaattttcttttagTCACCTCTTATTGCCACAAGAGATTTCACACCACAGGGATT
This genomic window from Syngnathus typhle isolate RoL2023-S1 ecotype Sweden linkage group LG6, RoL_Styp_1.0, whole genome shotgun sequence contains:
- the slc19a3b gene encoding solute carrier family 19 member 3b: MGCWEKLKSSAWAFPTAVLSLYGFFANCRIAEPFLTPYLIGPYKNISEEVVTNYLFPIWTYSYLAFLFPVFLLTDFLRYKPLIVLQGFFLVSNYVLLCFAPGLIAMVFLQINYAVVTATEVAYFSYIYSVIPLENYQRATGYLRSAMLFGYTFGAGLGQVLVSLAGLDYFYINAITLGVTSVAFLISFWLPMPQRSMFFKGRKTTAVGRQSQQEGPGRTDRPDGTAADEEDSGKQKMERNDNAAWCSRKNVFSAGHLLWQSFRESYSSRHLIYWSLWWALATAGYTQILNYIQLMWDHIEPSATSSVYNGGVEAACSLVGATAAFSVGYMKVNWSVWGELALGLFSAVGAGAVFLIVLTGNIWACYAGYALFKSCYMLLITITTFQIAANLSMECYALTFGINTFMAISLQTIITLIVVDGATLGLDIETQFIIYGIYHVVISVLFLIRGTYTASTKQRTSKPLDNIKKEQNTVEVIYDEAF
- the daw1 gene encoding dynein assembly factor with WD repeat domains 1 produces the protein MRLKRFLLRYYPPGIILEYDKAGLLRTKSIDLLDLTIQTNPDDLLKEIMQSEPLITQSRAEQVKKLIIRLQQKQNQEDHNSFTFSKELKAHILPLTNVAFDKSGSRFLTGSYDRTCRIWDTASGTELHTLEGHRNVVYAIAFNNPFGDKIATGSFDKTCKLWCAETGKCFYTFRGHMAEIVCLAFNPQSTLVATGSMDATAKLWEVATGWEVATLTGHTAEVLSLCFNSVGLQLVTGSFDHTVIIWDVASGRCVYTLIGHQAEISNVQFNWDCSLIVTGSMDKTGKVWDASSGKCVATLVGHKEEVLDVCFDLRGQLIATASADGTARVFNATTYQCLTTLEGHEGEISKICFSPQGSRVLTASSDKTARLWDAQSGVCLQVLQGHTDEIFSCAFNYEGDTIITGSKDNTCRIWC